One Streptomyces sp. B21-105 genomic region harbors:
- a CDS encoding RICIN domain-containing protein, translated as MFPSTPEYLARRGRSVAARVLALLLTVTAALLFVQPGGAQAATSRQIAVPAAPMGWASWNSFAAKIDYNVIKQQVDAFVAAGLPAAGYQYINIDEGWWQGTRDGAGNITVDESEWPGGMKAIADYIHGKGLKAGIYTDAGKDGCGYYFPTGRPAAPGSGSEGHYDQDMLQFSRWGFDFVKVDWCGGDKEGLDAKTTYQAVSDAIATATATTGRPMTLSLCNWGRQNPWNWAPGQGAMWRTNDDIILFGNNPSMTNLLTNYDRNVHPTAQHTGYYNDADMLMVGMNGFTAAQNRTHMNLWAVSGAPLLAGNNLATMTTETANILKNPEVIAVDQDPRGLQGVKVAEDGSGLQVYGKVLAGSGKRAVVLLNRTSAAANITARWADLGLTGASATVRDPWARADLGAFATGYTANVPAGGSVMLTVSGGTEAAGSTYTGTSSFSGVVAGNTGLKVVDVAYTNTAATARTATLKVNGQTATTVSFPPTGSTQGTITLQVALSKGSANTLAFTGAPSLADITVRPLPGANGSLVVGKQSGRCLDMFDSTISNGTQAELWDCNGGSNQAWTYTSRKELVVYGNKCLDAYNHGTANGTKVVIWDCTGQNNQKWNVNSDGTVTNVNAGLCLDAYGAATANRTPIVLWSCGTGDNQKWTLN; from the coding sequence ATGTTTCCCTCAACCCCCGAGTACCTCGCCCGGCGCGGGAGATCCGTCGCCGCGCGGGTGCTCGCCCTGCTGCTGACGGTCACCGCCGCGCTGCTGTTCGTCCAGCCCGGTGGCGCCCAGGCCGCGACCTCGCGTCAGATCGCCGTGCCGGCCGCCCCGATGGGCTGGGCCTCCTGGAACAGCTTCGCGGCCAAGATCGACTACAACGTCATCAAGCAGCAGGTCGACGCGTTCGTCGCCGCGGGCCTGCCGGCGGCCGGATACCAGTACATCAACATCGACGAGGGCTGGTGGCAGGGCACCCGTGACGGCGCGGGCAACATCACCGTGGACGAGTCGGAGTGGCCCGGCGGCATGAAGGCCATCGCCGACTACATCCACGGCAAGGGCCTCAAGGCCGGCATCTACACCGACGCCGGCAAGGACGGCTGCGGCTACTACTTCCCGACCGGCCGCCCCGCCGCCCCGGGCAGCGGCAGCGAAGGCCACTACGACCAGGACATGCTCCAGTTCTCCCGGTGGGGCTTCGACTTCGTGAAGGTCGACTGGTGCGGCGGCGACAAGGAGGGCCTCGACGCGAAGACGACGTACCAGGCCGTCAGCGACGCCATCGCGACGGCCACGGCGACGACCGGCCGTCCGATGACCCTGTCGCTGTGCAACTGGGGCCGGCAGAACCCGTGGAACTGGGCGCCGGGGCAGGGCGCGATGTGGCGGACCAACGACGACATCATCCTGTTCGGCAACAACCCGTCCATGACCAATCTGCTGACCAACTACGACCGCAACGTGCACCCCACCGCCCAGCACACCGGCTACTACAACGACGCGGACATGCTGATGGTCGGCATGAACGGCTTCACCGCCGCCCAGAACCGCACCCACATGAACCTGTGGGCCGTCTCCGGCGCACCGCTCCTCGCCGGCAACAACCTGGCCACCATGACGACGGAGACGGCGAACATCCTCAAGAACCCCGAGGTCATCGCCGTCGACCAGGACCCGCGCGGGCTGCAGGGCGTCAAGGTCGCCGAGGACGGCAGCGGGCTGCAGGTGTACGGCAAGGTCCTCGCCGGCAGCGGCAAGCGCGCCGTCGTCCTGCTCAACCGGACCTCCGCCGCCGCGAACATCACCGCCCGCTGGGCCGACCTGGGCCTGACCGGCGCCTCCGCGACCGTGCGCGACCCGTGGGCCCGCGCCGACCTCGGAGCGTTCGCCACCGGCTACACCGCGAACGTCCCGGCGGGCGGCTCGGTCATGCTCACCGTCAGCGGCGGCACCGAAGCGGCCGGCAGCACCTACACCGGCACGTCGAGCTTCTCCGGCGTGGTCGCCGGCAACACCGGCCTGAAGGTCGTCGACGTCGCCTACACCAACACCGCCGCCACCGCCCGCACCGCGACCCTCAAGGTCAACGGGCAGACCGCGACGACCGTCTCCTTCCCGCCGACGGGCTCCACGCAGGGCACGATCACCCTTCAGGTCGCCCTGTCGAAGGGCTCCGCCAACACCCTCGCCTTCACGGGCGCCCCGAGCCTCGCGGACATCACGGTCAGGCCCCTGCCCGGCGCGAACGGCAGCCTCGTCGTGGGCAAGCAGTCCGGCCGCTGCCTGGACATGTTCGACTCCACCATCTCCAACGGCACCCAAGCGGAGCTCTGGGACTGCAACGGCGGCTCCAACCAGGCCTGGACGTACACCTCCCGCAAGGAACTCGTGGTGTACGGCAACAAGTGCCTGGACGCCTACAACCACGGCACCGCCAACGGCACCAAGGTCGTGATCTGGGACTGCACCGGCCAGAACAACCAGAAGTGGAACGTCAACAGCGACGGCACCGTCACCAACGTCAACGCGGGCCTGTGCCTGGACGCGTACGGCGCGGCCACGGCCAACCGCACCCCGATCGTGCTGTGGTCGTGCGGCACCGGGGACAACCAGAAATGGACCCTGAACTGA
- a CDS encoding S-(hydroxymethyl)mycothiol dehydrogenase, protein MPQEVRAVIAPGRDEPVRVETIVIPDPGPGEAVVQIQACGVCHTDLHYKQGGINDEFPFLLGHEAAGVVESVGEGVTDVAPGDFVILNWRAVCGQCRACLRGRPWYCFATHNATQRMTLLDGRELSPALGIGAFAEKTLVAAGQCTKVDASVSASVAGLLGCGVMAGIGAAINTGNVGRGDSVAVIGCGGVGDAAVAGSRLAGAARIIAVDIDDRKLAKAREMGATHTVNSKETDPVEAIRELTGGFGADVVIEAVGRPETYKQAFYARDLAGTVVLVGVPTPEMKLELPLLDVFGRGGALKSSWYGDCLPSRDFPMLIDLHLQGRLDLGAFVTETIRLDEVEKAFERMHHGDVLRSVVVL, encoded by the coding sequence ATGCCGCAGGAAGTACGCGCAGTGATCGCACCGGGCCGGGACGAGCCGGTGCGTGTGGAGACGATCGTGATCCCGGACCCGGGGCCGGGCGAGGCGGTGGTGCAGATCCAGGCCTGCGGGGTGTGTCACACCGACCTGCACTACAAGCAGGGCGGCATCAACGACGAGTTCCCGTTCCTGCTCGGGCACGAGGCGGCGGGCGTCGTCGAGTCGGTCGGCGAGGGCGTCACGGACGTCGCGCCGGGCGACTTCGTGATCCTGAACTGGCGGGCGGTGTGCGGCCAGTGCCGGGCCTGCCTGCGGGGCCGCCCGTGGTACTGCTTCGCCACGCACAACGCGACACAGCGGATGACCCTGCTGGACGGCAGGGAGCTGTCGCCGGCCCTCGGGATCGGCGCCTTCGCCGAGAAGACGCTGGTGGCGGCCGGCCAGTGCACCAAGGTGGACGCCTCGGTGTCGGCGTCCGTGGCGGGGCTGCTCGGCTGCGGGGTGATGGCGGGCATCGGCGCGGCGATCAACACCGGCAACGTCGGGCGCGGTGACAGCGTGGCCGTCATCGGATGCGGCGGGGTCGGCGACGCGGCGGTCGCCGGGTCGCGGCTGGCCGGCGCGGCGAGGATCATCGCGGTGGACATCGACGACCGCAAGCTGGCCAAGGCCCGTGAGATGGGCGCCACTCACACCGTGAACTCCAAGGAGACCGACCCGGTCGAGGCGATCCGGGAGCTGACCGGTGGCTTCGGCGCCGACGTCGTCATCGAGGCGGTCGGCCGCCCGGAGACGTACAAGCAGGCCTTCTACGCCCGCGACCTGGCCGGCACGGTCGTCCTCGTCGGCGTCCCCACCCCCGAGATGAAACTCGAACTCCCGCTGCTGGACGTGTTCGGCCGCGGCGGGGCGCTGAAGTCGTCCTGGTACGGCGACTGTCTGCCCTCGCGTGACTTCCCGATGCTGATCGACCTGCATCTGCAGGGCCGCCTGGACCTGGGCGCGTTCGTCACCGAGACCATCCGACTGGACGAGGTGGAGAAGGCGTTCGAGCGGATGCACCACGGTGACGTCCTGCGTTCGGTGGTGGTGCTGTGA
- a CDS encoding nuclear transport factor 2 family protein encodes MGTAAGSAFTTETLRRGVEGQTPATLLSLYADDAELRLVDHNTQPSKPRVLHGRDEIAQLLDDVYSRDMTHKLEECVVQGDRAAYSESCRYADGVRVLSESMITLRDGKIVEQTMIQAWDE; translated from the coding sequence ATGGGCACTGCGGCAGGCTCCGCATTCACCACCGAGACGCTGCGCCGGGGCGTGGAAGGACAGACCCCGGCGACGCTTCTGTCGCTCTACGCCGACGACGCGGAACTGCGGCTCGTCGACCACAACACCCAGCCGAGCAAGCCTCGTGTGCTGCACGGCCGGGACGAGATCGCCCAGCTGCTCGACGACGTCTACAGCCGGGACATGACCCACAAGCTGGAGGAGTGCGTCGTCCAGGGCGACCGTGCCGCGTACAGCGAGTCCTGCCGGTACGCCGACGGCGTGCGCGTGCTCTCCGAGTCGATGATCACCCTGCGCGACGGCAAGATCGTCGAGCAGACGATGATCCAGGCATGGGACGAGTAG
- a CDS encoding MBL fold metallo-hydrolase: MAARIEHLVTSGRFSLDGGTWDVDNNVWIVGDDHEAIVIDAAHDADAILAALGGRRLTGIVCTHAHNDHVSAAPALADATGATIWLHPDDLPLWKLTHPDREPDAHLTDGQVIEAAGADLTVLHTPGHAPGAVCLHDPGLGVLFTGDTLFQGGPGATGRSYSHFPTIIASIRDRLLSLPPETKVLTGHGDATTIGAEAPHLQEWIARGH; encoded by the coding sequence ATGGCCGCGCGCATCGAACACCTCGTCACGTCCGGTCGGTTCAGCCTCGACGGCGGTACCTGGGACGTCGACAACAACGTGTGGATCGTCGGCGACGACCACGAGGCGATCGTCATCGACGCCGCACACGACGCCGACGCGATCCTCGCCGCGCTCGGCGGGCGGCGGCTGACGGGCATCGTGTGCACCCACGCCCACAACGACCACGTCTCCGCCGCGCCGGCCCTCGCCGACGCGACCGGCGCCACGATCTGGCTGCACCCCGACGACCTGCCGCTGTGGAAGCTCACCCACCCGGACCGCGAGCCGGACGCCCATCTGACCGACGGCCAGGTCATCGAGGCCGCCGGCGCCGACCTCACCGTGCTGCACACCCCCGGGCACGCACCCGGCGCGGTCTGCCTCCACGACCCGGGACTGGGCGTGCTGTTCACCGGCGACACCCTCTTCCAGGGCGGTCCCGGCGCCACCGGCCGTTCCTACTCCCACTTCCCGACGATCATCGCCTCCATCAGGGACCGGCTGCTCTCCCTCCCGCCCGAGACGAAGGTGCTGACCGGGCACGGCGACGCGACCACCATCGGCGCCGAGGCGCCCCACCTCCAGGAGTGGATCGCC